Below is a window of Fulvitalea axinellae DNA.
CCTGAATATCAACGTCAAGGAACTCGACTCATATAAGCGTGGCGCTTTGCCACTTACCGGCGACGCCAAAATTACGCTGGAAGAATTGGCCGGACACCTGAAAGACTACCAGGTGGAGGAAGCTTACCGCGAGGAAGCCGCCCGCAAGAGCAAGGAGTGGGACGATGAGGTGTCCAGAATTTACGACACGGCCAACGGCGCGGAAGAGCCTATCGACCAAGCTTCCGTTATCGGTACGCTCAACGCGTTTATGGATAAGAAAGACATTATGGTTTGCGCCGCGGGCAGTCTTCCCGGCGACCTCCACAAACTCTGGCGCTCTTCGGACCCGAAGAATTTCCACCTCGAATACGGCAACTCGTGCATGGGTTACGAAATAGCCGGCGGCGTAGGCGTAAAGATGGCCGAACCCGACCGGGAGGTGTACGTGATGGTGGGCGACGGCAGTTACTGGATGCTCAACCACGAGATAATTTCCTCTATACAGGAAGGCAACAAGGTGAATATCCTGGTGCTGGACAACAGCGGTTACGCTAGTATCGGCGCGTTGTCGGAGTCGGTGGGAAGCGCGCGCTTCGGAACCAAATACCGCTACCGTGAAGACGGCGAGCTCAAGGGTGAGTGCCTGCCGGTGGATATCGCCAAAAACGCCGAGAGTTTGGGCGCCCGCGTTATCCGCGCCAATAGCGCCGATGATTTGAAAAAGGCTTTGGCGGAAGCCAAATCATCGGACCGGACTACGGTAATCTATATCAAAACCAACCTGTTGCGCACCGTCAAGGGCTACCACGCTTGGTGGGAAGTCCCGGTTGCGGAAGTATCGACGATGGAAGACGTACAGCAGGCTCGCGAAACATACGTGGAGAATAAGAAAAGACAAAAATATCACTTCTGATTGTGCTTGTTATATGTGACTGAAGTTTAGGAGCCCGGGTTTTGTTTCATCGCTTTTCCCGGCTCCGTTCTTCCATTGAGTAAAGAGTCCAAAGTAAAGCGTAAAGAGTACTTTGGTCTCCTTTATGGCTCGGCCTTTCTGTTTTCCGGTCCAGTACTCTTTACTCTGTACTCTTTACTTAGTACTAAACAAAAACATTATGGCTCTAAATATACAACTGGGCATTGCGCCCATCGGCTGGACTAACGACGACGTGCCTTCGTTGGGTGGCGAGATTCCTTTTGAGCAATGCGTTAGCGAGATGGCTTTGGCAGGGTTTACCGGTTGCGAGGTGGGTAACAAGTATCCCAAAGATCCGGCGGTTTTGAAAAAGGCCCTTGATCTGCGCGGATTGCGCGTGGCCAACCAGTGGTTTTCCTATACGCTTTCTACCGATCCGTTTGAGCGGGTTCGCGAAGAATTCGAAAAGCAACTCGATTTCCTGACCGCTATGGGCACCAAAGTAGTGGGCGGAGGCGAGTGCGGCAACGGCGTGCAGTGTCTTGAGGTGCCGGTGCTGGACCGGAAAGTGGTTTTTACCGAAGACCAGTGGAAAAAGGTCACTTACGGGTTGAATGAGCTGGGCAAAATCGCCCGTGACCGCGGGATCAAGCTCGCTTTCCATCACCATATGGGCACCGGCATCCAAAGCATGGAAGAGGTGGACCGTATGCTCGATTCCACCGATCCGGAAAACGTGTTCCTGAACTATGACTGCGGGCACTTCACCTTCGCCGGCGAAGATCCGGTGATGGCGCTTAAGAAATATATCGGACGTACCGCGCACGTTCACCTCAAGGACGTTCGCCCAGCCGTATTGGAATCGGTGAAAGCCGACAAGAAAAGCTTCCTCGACGCCGTAGTGGCGGGCGTTTTCACCGTCCCCGGCGATCCTGACGGATGCATCGACTTTCCCGCTCTGTTCGATATCCTCGACCAAAACGACTACTCGGGCTGGATATTGGTGGAAGCCGAACAAGACCCGGCCATCGCCAATCCGTTGGAATACGCCATCATAGCCCGCAAATACATCCAGCAACGTCTGGACGCACTCAGTTTAGTAAAGAGTCCAGAGTAAAGCGTATGCACCCTGACTTATATTATCAGCATTAAAAATACGGTATCCCGAAACCACTGACATTTTGCACTTAACAAGCTCCGGTGTCACTTTTTGAGAGATCAAAAAGTAACCAAAAAATCTCTTAAATACGGCTACAAATTTTTCTTCCATCCAAAAGCATTGCGGTTATGGAAGAAAAATAAAGGCCTGAGATTAGTTTTTTGGAACGCATTGGGGTCAATGGTTGATCGGAGATCTAAGGCGAATAAAACAAGGGTAATTTTATTCTAGTGCATACTTAGATCTTTAGCATGGTTCGACTCTTTTGTTTTTCCGATCCAATACTCTTTACTCAGTACGCTTTACTTTTTACTCCAAAAAAGAGAATAGTAAAGAGTCCAGAGTAAAGCGTAAAGAGTACTTAGGTCTTTAACATAGTTCGACTCTTCTGTATTCCGATCCAATACTCTTTACTCAGTACTCTTTACTTTTTACTCCAAAAAAAGAAATATGAAACGTGACGATAAATACCCGCTCCTTTGCAAAGCCGAGGACGGAGCAATATACCAGTCTATTACCAAGGAAGAAGTGGGTTGGAAAGACCTGAACTTCGAAGCCCGGGCGCTCAAGAAAGGGGAAATCTGGGAAGCCAACACCGGCGACAGCGAATACGCCATCATCCTGTTGGGCGGTAACTACAAAGTGACTTCCGACAAGGGCGAGTGGGAAACTGTTAACGGTCGGAAGGACGTTTTCAGCGGAATAGCCCACAGCTTGTACTTGCCTCGCCGTACGTCTTTCAAACTGGAAGCGGTAAGCGATGAGTTGGATATCGCCTACGGTTGGTGCGAAACGGAGAAGGACTTTCCCGCCCAGTTCAAGACGCCCGAGGAAGTTCAGGTGGAAATCCGTGGCGGAGACAACGCCACCCGCCAGATCAACGACCTGATCCAGCCCGGCTTCGCTTGCGACAAACTTGTGGCCTGCGAAGTTTACACGCCTTCGGGTAACTGGAGTTCGTTCCCCGCCCATAAGCATGACGAACGCAAACTGGGCGAAAACGGAGAAGTGTTGGAGGCCGACTTGGTCGAGACGTACTTCTACAAAATCGACAAGCCGCAGGGCTATGCCGTACAGCGCGTTTATACTACCGACGGATCCTTGGACGAAACCTCCATGGCCCGCAACAACGACGTGGTTTTGGTGCCCAAAGGTTACCATCCCGTCGCGGCGACGCACGGCT
It encodes the following:
- the iolE gene encoding myo-inosose-2 dehydratase, which produces MALNIQLGIAPIGWTNDDVPSLGGEIPFEQCVSEMALAGFTGCEVGNKYPKDPAVLKKALDLRGLRVANQWFSYTLSTDPFERVREEFEKQLDFLTAMGTKVVGGGECGNGVQCLEVPVLDRKVVFTEDQWKKVTYGLNELGKIARDRGIKLAFHHHMGTGIQSMEEVDRMLDSTDPENVFLNYDCGHFTFAGEDPVMALKKYIGRTAHVHLKDVRPAVLESVKADKKSFLDAVVAGVFTVPGDPDGCIDFPALFDILDQNDYSGWILVEAEQDPAIANPLEYAIIARKYIQQRLDALSLVKSPE
- the iolB gene encoding 5-deoxy-glucuronate isomerase, which translates into the protein MKRDDKYPLLCKAEDGAIYQSITKEEVGWKDLNFEARALKKGEIWEANTGDSEYAIILLGGNYKVTSDKGEWETVNGRKDVFSGIAHSLYLPRRTSFKLEAVSDELDIAYGWCETEKDFPAQFKTPEEVQVEIRGGDNATRQINDLIQPGFACDKLVACEVYTPSGNWSSFPAHKHDERKLGENGEVLEADLVETYFYKIDKPQGYAVQRVYTTDGSLDETSMARNNDVVLVPKGYHPVAATHGYNVYYLNFLAGSDQSLANTPDPDHDWIFGTWKGRDERIPMVTAEMNNG